In one Lycium barbarum isolate Lr01 chromosome 7, ASM1917538v2, whole genome shotgun sequence genomic region, the following are encoded:
- the LOC132601548 gene encoding uncharacterized protein LOC132601548, whose product MEETDIGQHVVNVSKQADISPMDKSRNTRKGRKAKNSGEAKTIKTMSKRSTAASKNLEEIPPSRILPKRNDRGKVIITTLVYAKCDAAERLLLWDNTYSLSSNMTFPWLIGGDFNVIMNEEEKIGGLPVYPNEYEDFAFCMISCELNEVEFRGSPFTWCNGRDWFRTLSMEHFSRTGSNHAPLLLLAGEQVQPFHKHFRFLKFWLGQDSFMQVVEDFWKIDYLGDPFVTFKLKMKKLTIREDIAKIKEQLFEEFSSEGNRMARRKRLHLSRIQNAEGEWKEDDDQIAEAAIDFYQSQFTEEETSQDCRLLDVISPKVTQEQNSLLSAMPTLEEVKKVVFALSGDSACGPDGFSGIFYQKCWNIVGADVYNVVKAFYEGQTLPKYVIHINLVLLPKKSFINTFSDLRPISLSNFINKVISRVIHDKLESVLPTLFSANQSGFLKRRNIIVNVLLT is encoded by the exons ATGGAGGAGACAGATATTGGGCAACATGTAGTAAATGTCTCAAAACAGGCTGATATATCTCCAATGGATAAGAGCAGGAATACAAGGAAAGGTAGGAAAGCTAAGAATAGTGGAGAGGCTAAAACTATCAAAACTATGTCAAAAAGGAGTACAGCAGCATCAAAAAACTTGGAGGAAATTCCACCTTCAAGGATATTACCAAAGAGGAAT GATAGAGGTAAAGTTATTATCACAACCTTGGTTTATGCAAAATGTGATGCTGCTGAAAGACTTCTTCTTTGGGATAACACTTACAGTTTGTCTAGTAATATGACCTTTCCATGGTTGATTGGTGGAGactttaatgtcattatgaatgaGGAGGAGAAAATTGGAGGTTTACCAGTATATCCAAATGAATATGAAGACTTTGCTTTTTGCATGATTTCCTGTGAATTGAATGAAGTGGAATTTAGAGGTAGTCCTTTTACTTGGTGTAATGGCAGA GATTGGTTTAGAACTTTGAGCATGGAGCATTTCTCTAGAACTGGATCAAATCATGCACCTCTATTGTTATTAGCTGGTGAACAGGTTCAACCATTTCATAAGCATTTCAGATTTTTAAAGTTCTGGTTAGGGCAAGACTCATTTATGCAAGTAGTGGAAGATTTCTGGAAAATAGATTACTTGGGTGATCCTTTTGTCACTTTTAAGTTGAAAATGAAGAAG TTAACAATTAGGGAAGATATTGCTAAGATAAAGGAGCAACTGTTTGAGGAATTCTCTTCAGAAGGGAACAGAATG GCCAGACGAAAAAGATTACATCTGTCAAGAATTCAAAATGCAGAAGGAGAATGGAAAGAAGATGATGATCAAATTGCAGAAGCAGCTATTGACTTTTACCAAAGTCAATTCACTGAAGAAGAGACTTCTCAAGATTGTAGATTGTTAGATGTGATTTCTCCTAAAGTGACTCAGGAGCAGAATTCTTTGCTAAGTGCTATGCCAACCTTGGAAGAAGTGAAAAAAGTTGTTTTTGCATTATCAGGTGATAGTGCTTGTGGACCTGATGGTTTTTCAGGCAtcttttatcagaagtgttggaatattgttggagcagatgtgTATAATGTAGTGAAAGCTTTCTATGAGGGTCAGACTCTTCCTAAATATGTCATTCATATAAACTTGGTTTTACTACCAAAGAAATCTTTCATCAACACTTTTTCTGATTTAAGACCAATCAGTCTCAGTAATTTCATCAACAAGGTGATTTCTAGAGTGATCCATGATAAACTAGAATCAGTCTTACCTACCTTATTCTCTGCTAATCAATCTGGATTCTTAAAAAGGAGAAACATCATTGTGAATGTGTTACTTACTTAA